ATGGAGCACCAAGTGTGAATCTGTAAAATGCTAAGTTTTATCAACAAAATCCCcacccaaaaacaaacaaaaaacacctgaCTTTGTCCAGCACTCTTATTCAGACTCTGGTCTTCTTTCTTGACAGGCTATGTAAATAAATTGCCTATGTTTTCTACTGAATAAAACTTTTATAATTATATATTCTGTTTTTAGCATGATTTTAAAACGTTTTCTGCACGCAAAAATATACGTATTCTGTAATGTCGCCACGTCAAAGGACAAGGATGGTGAACGTGTAGCTGGTCCAGATAAATAGCAGCGTTGCATGCGAACTACAACTCAGCACCTGATGCGTCAAACTGCGTCATCATAAGTGGACGAAGCACGCTGGCTCGAGCTAGTTCATAAACTACGTGCAAAAAAGCGCACAGCAGTGATGGCCTCAGACGATGCATTTAAAGTAAGTTTACGTTCCTGCACGTGGTTCAACGTGACTtcgttgtgttttttttttacagctttatTACTTGTCCAGTATGTAATCAAAATTAAATGATAGTTTACCTATTGGTGCGAAGGTCCTGTGTTGACACCCGATAGCcgtggtgtgtgtatgtgtgtgtgtgtgtataggtgtCTTCTCTGAAGGGGAAGGTGACGTTGATCACGGGTGCCAGCTCGGGCATCGGGGCCGGCACGAGCATCCTGTTCGCCAAACTCGGAGCTCTGCTGGCGCTTAACGGCCGCGACGTGGAAAACCTCAACAAAATAGCCAAAGAGTGTACCgactgtggagctgcagaggtaCCTCTCACTGTCAGCACTACACGACTTACATAACGGAGTCCAGACATGTTGGCGCTGTGGTTAAGTGTCGCtgaatgcagctgtttttgaacCATGTTGAACCTTAATGTTAAGATTCTACACCTTTAATCTGCATTTTTGTGAATGGGATTTGGTGTGACAGCACCCAGTGCGTTTACAGAGCCTAACACTTTAAGTTGACAGGGGATATAAGTCAAAATTAAGTTAGCATTGTTAGGCTTGCAATCGGAATAAGGAGCCCCAGTGCATTGTGGGTTGAGCACAaagcatttcatgtttttaaatgtagaCATATTTAGGAATACTGTACAGTCgaaaactaaaatgaaatgtgttttatgtcaaATGGGCATGTGCAGCATATGAACACATAcaattacatttaaatacatgTATTCATACTTCACCCAGGCATTTCTGCCTTTAACTAAGTGGCTTGATCAGTCTGTGGTCAGTATTGTGTGAATACGTTTTTGCAACCTGTCAGGACATAATGAAACACTGAGTGTGTTTAGCCTTTGCTCGTTCCGGGAGACCTCACTGACGAGGAGACGGTGAAGAAGACAGTGGAGCAGACTGTCGCTCACTTCGGCCGGCTGGATGTCCTGGTCAACAGTGCTGGTATCCTGGCCATGGGCAGCATCGAGACGACAGACCTGGCTCAGTATGACAAGGTCATGAACATCAATGTCAGGTAGGATTTCACCCAACATCATAACATCATAGAGACATGCCAGCACCGAGTGCACAGTAGTGCTGAGTGCACAGTAGGGTTCAGTCTGACAGAGGCTGAAGTGATGTGTGGATGGAAGATGCACCATAAATAAGCATGTATACATTTTTTTAGCCATGTCACCTGAACGAAACAGGagttgatgttttattttaatattatgtATGTTTCATATTCCAGATCTGTATACCACATGACTCAACTCTGCGTGCCCCACCTGATCAAGACCAAAGGCTCCATCGTCAATGTATCCAGCGTCAATGGGCAGAGATCAGTGGGTATTAAGCAGCtggctacttttttttttaccctccaTGCCTCTGTTACTCTTAGTGACTGTAGGAATTATGActgctttctctctgtagttCCCGGGTGTGTTGGCCTATTGCATGTCCAAGTCCGCCATTGATCAGTTCACTCGCTGTATAGCACTGGGTGAGTGAGTTGATTTTCTCCTCATACTGTGTGTTTAGCATTGATAAAGCTGTTAATATGAATAAcgacactctttttttttttttttttttttttcagaactTGCATGTAAGCAAGTCAGAGTGAACTCTGTCTGGTGAGTGTTTTAATGAGaaattgattatttttattgtgttcAGTACTTGACCTCATTCATATTTGGGATATATACAATTAGTTGACGCAGTCTTTGTGAATTTCTGATTTAAAAAGCATTGCTATCAGTTGTTTCTGTAGGAAATATATTTACGACATGCCGTACTTTGTATCCCTGCTCCTGTTGCATCTCTTCAGCCCTGGTGTGATCATCACAGATGTGCACAAGAGAGCAGGACTGGATGAGGAGCAGTATGCTCAGGTAACACATCATGTCAGTGTACTCTATGTTGCCACTGAAACAGATCTGTTCCCTCCGAGGTTCTGCACAGGAGTCCCCCGTCTTTCACGCTCCTGTCTACCATTGAATGAAGACGAACATATCTTTTAAGCTCATTCTGTCAATCTTTTTCACCACCAGTTTCTTGTAAAGTGTAAGCAGACCCATGCCCTCGGTCGACcaggggaggtggaggaagtggcCCACAGCATTGCTTTCCTGGCGTCCGATGCAGCCAGCTTCATTACTGGAGTCAACCTACCCATTGACGGGGGCCGCCACGCCATGTGCCCAAGATAAGACATCATGTTTGTTAAGATATGGCAGCCTGCTAATATAGTTCCTTTAAACTCCCAAGTCTGTCTGTGTTATTGTATCAAATAAGGCTGCAGGTGAAAGAATCATCCTGTTGCCTCGAAGGGGGGAGAAGttgtttggaaaaaaacaaacaaggcgTTACGTCAAGGACACAATTTTTCTCCATGTTTACAATGGTGGTAGCTGTCAGGATTTGACAGTTCCAGGTGTGAAATTAATAGAAGGAAGCCAGAACTCACTGCCACAAGCAGGcagtttaaatgcattttattttccacactTTGCTATGAAGTTTTCTttgatgggggaaaaaaacttgAAAGCTGCTTATCAACAAAGGTTTCAGACATTTATTGAAATTACCTGCTGAGTCATTAGACTTCATTCACACTGCATAAAATGTCTGCACAGACCAAACGATGTACGCTCATGTACCATGTGTAGTTTAGTGATGTGTATTGTAAGAAATCCTCTGAGTTTATAGATTGGTGGGGACCAACCATCATTGCTGCACCTTTGAGTGACAAATGCatgaacaattaaaaaaaaaaaaggaatgatTGTCTAGACAGTTTAATACAGACTGGAATCCTTAAAGCTcccaatgacaaaaaaaaaaagtgataaaacaTGACGCCTGGTTTTGAACTGGAAAGCTAGTCagaatttaaataaaatttaaatagAATCCACTGTAAATAATAAAGGTTGCATAATTagagacatttacatttagagagataaaaaaaaaaccttaactTATAATGTCAGACTCAGATAGTATTGAAAACGTTAAAATACCTTGGAAAATATAATTTAATGAATTTGGCCTGCGTGTATATTTTACaatcttcccttttttttacgTAAAGACGCAGCTTTGCTGAGAGCTGACAAGAGTCAATCATACGCGTGTCAACTGTTGCAGCACCGGGTGTCACCTCCGTGTCATCTCGGATTATGACGTTTTGCTTGCCGTGAGATGAGAGGTGCGGTACGAGGTAGCATCTTGACACACTGTTCTCGGTTCACACTGTGGAGCGCTTCGATCCACTTTAACACGAAAAGTACCACACAGCAGTTGTTTGTGTGAAGATCTCTGTATAAACGCGGGGTCTCTCAGCACTGGACCGTTTACAGGCTCAGAAAGACTTACCTGGTGACAGTACGCCTGTGTGTCTGAGGCACACTGTATACCTGAATGAGCGATATGATGTTGATACTGTATAGGCCTAAAGGCTGTGGAACAATAACTATTGCACTTTATATtacaatatacagtaca
This Chaetodon auriga isolate fChaAug3 chromosome 5, fChaAug3.hap1, whole genome shotgun sequence DNA region includes the following protein-coding sequences:
- the LOC143321197 gene encoding 3-oxoacyl-[acyl-carrier-protein] reductase FabG, whose product is MASDDAFKVSSLKGKVTLITGASSGIGAGTSILFAKLGALLALNGRDVENLNKIAKECTDCGAAEPLLVPGDLTDEETVKKTVEQTVAHFGRLDVLVNSAGILAMGSIETTDLAQYDKVMNINVRSVYHMTQLCVPHLIKTKGSIVNVSSVNGQRSFPGVLAYCMSKSAIDQFTRCIALELACKQVRVNSVCPGVIITDVHKRAGLDEEQYAQFLVKCKQTHALGRPGEVEEVAHSIAFLASDAASFITGVNLPIDGGRHAMCPR